In the genome of Streptomyces diastaticus subsp. diastaticus, one region contains:
- a CDS encoding XRE family transcriptional regulator: MDAARRSVDRTLAAGTVSPAQLDMLDEQVLWAREQYVYTAPTTMLKVLLDHLTEVEDLAGQRQPAAVQVRLSELTAMLATLIADALMKLGHLPRSRSWYATARHAADDSGNGELRARVRAQAAMLPFYYGPLEAAVALAREARIISRGRPSTTAAFASAAEARALAKLGDADGAETALRRAAAAFEQSGAGGSADNDAFGFPERRFRLYQSGTLTALGKTSQARRVQETALHLYPSKTGIDPALLTLESALCLAHDRSASEACQLAAATLLRVAPEHRTPIVEERAREIIGALPRGAESIRAAVDLREILALPPGQM, encoded by the coding sequence ACGCTCGGTAGACCGGACCTTGGCGGCCGGCACCGTCAGCCCGGCCCAGCTCGACATGCTCGACGAGCAGGTGCTCTGGGCTCGGGAGCAGTACGTCTACACGGCACCCACCACCATGCTCAAGGTGCTCCTGGATCACCTGACGGAGGTGGAGGACCTCGCAGGGCAGAGACAGCCAGCGGCGGTCCAGGTTCGGTTGTCCGAGCTGACTGCCATGCTTGCCACATTGATCGCCGACGCCTTGATGAAGCTCGGGCACCTGCCACGGTCCCGCTCGTGGTATGCCACGGCGAGGCATGCCGCTGACGACAGCGGTAATGGGGAACTGCGTGCTCGCGTACGCGCTCAGGCCGCGATGCTTCCCTTCTACTACGGCCCTCTCGAAGCGGCGGTCGCTCTTGCGCGGGAAGCCCGGATCATCAGCCGCGGACGCCCCAGCACCACGGCCGCCTTTGCCTCTGCCGCCGAAGCTCGTGCACTGGCCAAACTGGGAGACGCCGATGGTGCCGAGACGGCCCTTCGCCGGGCTGCCGCCGCCTTCGAGCAGAGCGGGGCTGGAGGTTCCGCCGACAACGACGCCTTCGGCTTCCCCGAGCGACGCTTTCGGCTGTACCAGAGTGGAACCCTGACCGCCCTGGGCAAGACGAGCCAGGCACGCCGCGTCCAGGAGACCGCACTGCACCTCTACCCGTCGAAGACCGGCATCGATCCGGCGCTGCTCACTCTGGAGTCAGCGCTGTGCCTCGCTCACGACCGCAGCGCGAGCGAAGCCTGCCAACTGGCGGCCGCCACCCTCCTGCGGGTCGCCCCCGAACACCGCACCCCGATCGTGGAGGAGCGAGCCCGGGAGATCATCGGCGCTCTCCCGCGAGGGGCAGAGTCCATCCGCGCAGCCGTCGATCTGCGGGAAATTCTTGCGCTCCCGCCCGGGCAGATGTGA
- a CDS encoding phosphotransferase family protein, which yields MTHAAPAPGGYDESELRQVLERGCTEVGLDCSDARLLRGHTNAVYLLERERTVVKIARRGSRIEGVERTVRFVRWLMSLDFPTAPLHPADQPVVVDQHAVTFWHYLPQPSHPVAASQLADPLRALHALPSPPVPLPAHDNLAAIRRSLSRITCLSTDALEFLNEYAAQLETHLEGVQYELPGGVIQGDPQHRNALHLDGAAVLCDWDTVALGQPEWDLVTVEVHCRRFGYGKQHYKAFADAYGWDVTRLPDYRTLAAIRELRMITTNARKVRHAPGSLIEVQRRVEGLRRNDQLLEWNIL from the coding sequence ATGACACACGCTGCGCCGGCCCCCGGCGGGTACGACGAGTCCGAACTGCGCCAAGTCCTGGAGCGGGGGTGCACGGAGGTCGGGCTTGATTGCTCCGACGCTCGCCTTCTCCGAGGACACACCAACGCTGTCTATCTCCTGGAGCGAGAGAGAACCGTCGTCAAGATCGCCCGACGTGGATCACGAATCGAGGGCGTCGAACGAACCGTCCGGTTCGTTCGATGGCTCATGAGCCTCGACTTCCCCACCGCCCCCCTCCACCCCGCCGATCAGCCCGTTGTCGTCGATCAACACGCGGTCACCTTCTGGCACTACCTGCCCCAGCCCTCTCACCCCGTCGCAGCCTCCCAACTGGCCGATCCATTGCGCGCACTTCACGCGCTGCCGAGCCCCCCGGTGCCCCTGCCAGCCCACGACAACCTTGCTGCCATTCGGCGCTCGCTCTCCAGGATCACCTGTCTGTCGACCGACGCGCTGGAGTTCTTGAATGAGTACGCAGCCCAGCTTGAGACCCACCTTGAAGGTGTGCAGTACGAACTCCCCGGAGGCGTGATTCAAGGAGACCCGCAGCATCGCAATGCTCTGCACCTCGACGGCGCGGCCGTGCTGTGCGACTGGGACACAGTGGCCCTGGGGCAGCCGGAGTGGGACCTGGTCACCGTGGAAGTGCACTGCCGGCGCTTCGGATACGGAAAGCAGCACTACAAGGCTTTCGCGGACGCGTACGGCTGGGACGTCACACGCCTTCCCGACTACCGCACTCTGGCAGCCATCCGAGAGCTACGGATGATCACGACGAACGCCAGAAAAGTGCGACACGCCCCAGGCAGCTTGATAGAAGTCCAACGCCGCGTGGAAGGGCTGCGCCGCAACGATCAACTCCTCGAATGGAACATCCTTTGA